Proteins encoded within one genomic window of Streptomyces rubradiris:
- a CDS encoding ferredoxin, producing MRLVVDLNKCQGYAQCAFLAPDVFAMHGEESLLYDPRPEEEQRERVARAVAACPVRAITADGLDRAGASQGASDAR from the coding sequence ATGAGGCTTGTCGTCGATCTCAACAAGTGCCAGGGGTACGCCCAGTGCGCGTTCCTCGCGCCCGATGTCTTCGCCATGCACGGCGAGGAGTCGCTGCTGTACGACCCGCGCCCGGAGGAGGAGCAGCGGGAGCGGGTGGCGCGGGCCGTGGCCGCGTGCCCGGTGCGGGCGATCACCGCCGACGGCCTGGACCGCGCGGGCGCGTCCCAGGGGGCGTCCGATGCCCGCTGA
- a CDS encoding NAD(P)/FAD-dependent oxidoreductase, translating to MPADHIERLRREGRIVIVGASLAGLRAAETLRAEGFAGDLTLIGDEPHEPYDRPPLSKSALLGVASPLRTQLPRRREIDAKWRLGVAATGLDLAAKRVRLADGDEVEYDRLLIATGVRARPWFKEEEARLDGVCVLRTREDAADLARRLRAGPRRVFVIGAGFAGSEVASACREMGLPVSMAERAGAPLVGALGGVVGSVAADLATEHGVDLRTHVTVTALEGDTVGRVRAVHLSDESVVEADVVVVSLGSLRNTEWLTGSGLGAGPRGVACDAGCRAFDFRGIVTDDVFVAGDVARSPHALFGYQFLSLEHWGNAVAQAETAAHNMICDGADRRPHLWMPAFWSSMFGVNIKSVGVPPMGEQLMITQGSLAERRFVGVYGHQGRIVAAVTFDNARWLEFYQRQIERGAPFPVEFPTLDRRPEGRQPVPAGFPDPSLPTHGPMVTLSGYSPADQQLVFHPSRH from the coding sequence ATGCCCGCTGACCACATCGAACGGCTCCGGCGTGAGGGACGGATCGTGATCGTGGGCGCCTCGCTGGCGGGCCTGCGGGCGGCCGAGACGCTGCGCGCCGAGGGCTTCGCCGGTGATCTGACCCTGATCGGGGACGAGCCGCACGAGCCGTACGACCGGCCGCCGCTGTCGAAATCCGCGCTGCTGGGCGTGGCGTCCCCGCTGCGCACACAGCTGCCGCGCCGCCGGGAGATCGACGCGAAGTGGCGGCTGGGCGTGGCGGCGACGGGTCTGGATCTGGCGGCCAAGCGGGTCCGGCTGGCCGACGGGGACGAGGTGGAGTACGACCGGCTGCTCATCGCGACCGGGGTGCGTGCCCGGCCGTGGTTCAAGGAGGAGGAGGCCCGGCTGGACGGGGTGTGCGTGCTGCGCACCCGGGAGGACGCGGCCGACCTGGCCCGGCGGCTGCGGGCGGGGCCGCGGCGGGTGTTCGTCATCGGCGCCGGGTTCGCCGGTTCGGAGGTGGCCTCGGCCTGCCGGGAGATGGGTCTGCCGGTCAGCATGGCCGAGCGGGCGGGGGCGCCGCTGGTGGGCGCGCTCGGCGGGGTGGTCGGCTCGGTCGCGGCGGACCTCGCGACGGAGCACGGCGTGGACCTGCGCACCCATGTCACGGTGACCGCGCTGGAGGGGGACACGGTGGGCAGGGTGCGGGCCGTGCACCTGTCCGACGAGAGCGTGGTCGAGGCGGACGTGGTCGTGGTGTCGCTGGGGTCGTTGCGCAACACCGAGTGGCTGACCGGGTCGGGACTGGGCGCCGGGCCGCGGGGCGTCGCCTGTGACGCGGGCTGCCGGGCCTTCGACTTCCGGGGCATCGTCACGGACGACGTCTTCGTGGCGGGCGATGTGGCGCGCTCCCCGCACGCGCTGTTCGGCTACCAGTTCCTGTCGCTGGAGCACTGGGGCAACGCCGTCGCGCAGGCGGAGACGGCCGCGCACAACATGATCTGCGACGGCGCCGACCGGCGCCCGCACCTGTGGATGCCGGCGTTCTGGTCGTCGATGTTCGGGGTCAACATCAAGTCGGTCGGCGTGCCGCCCATGGGCGAACAGCTGATGATCACGCAGGGCTCGCTCGCCGAGCGCCGGTTCGTCGGGGTCTACGGCCACCAGGGCCGGATCGTGGCCGCCGTGACCTTCGACAACGCGCGCTGGTTGGAGTTCTACCAGCGGCAGATCGAGCGGGGCGCGCCGTTCCCGGTGGAGTTCCCGACGCTGGACCGCCGTCCGGAGGGCCGGCAGCCGGTGCCGGCCGGGTTCCCGGACCCGTCGCTGCCGACCCACGGTCCCATGGTGACCCTCAGCGGTTACTCGCCGGCCGACCAGCAGCTGGTCTTCCACCCCTCCCGGCACTGA
- a CDS encoding cytochrome P450, whose product MPHASLARRITDFGNRANPYPLYAELRRTPVLHEEEDGPYLISSYYDIEALLHDPRISSDATNLAAAGADGPGGPEETGGLPPSFLRLDPPEHDRLRRIANTGFGPPHRPRRIEGMRGAMREIVTELIDGFGDARRVDLVDQFAYPFPVTVICRLLGVPREDEPTFRTWVDPLVASLDPEKRPGGGQEAEYRQSAQEARMRLGMYLSGLVEERAREPRDDLLSDLVNSRGPDGAMTMMEVLSTSVLLLIAGHETTVNLITNGMLTLLRHPEVLGRLRADPGLSVPVVEELLRYEPPVQLVPQRTCITDIEVRGVTIPKGSRIWLMLAAGNRDPERFEDPDRFDPDRRDIRHLGFGSGIHSCFGAPLARLETQIALSELARRLENPRLVEDPPPYRENAVLRGPRHLDVAFDGLR is encoded by the coding sequence ATGCCGCACGCCTCGCTGGCCCGCCGGATCACCGATTTCGGCAACCGCGCCAACCCCTATCCGCTGTACGCGGAACTGCGTCGCACACCCGTCCTCCACGAGGAGGAGGACGGCCCGTACCTCATCAGCTCGTACTACGACATCGAGGCGCTGCTGCACGATCCGCGGATCAGCTCCGACGCCACCAACCTGGCCGCCGCCGGGGCGGACGGTCCGGGCGGGCCGGAGGAGACGGGCGGGCTGCCGCCGTCGTTCCTGCGACTGGACCCGCCCGAGCACGACCGGCTGCGCCGCATCGCCAACACCGGGTTCGGGCCGCCGCACCGGCCGCGGCGGATCGAGGGCATGCGCGGCGCGATGCGGGAGATCGTCACGGAACTGATCGACGGTTTCGGTGACGCCCGCCGGGTCGACCTGGTCGACCAGTTCGCCTACCCGTTCCCGGTGACGGTGATCTGCCGGCTGCTCGGGGTGCCCCGGGAGGACGAGCCGACCTTCCGCACCTGGGTGGACCCGCTGGTCGCGAGCCTGGACCCGGAGAAGCGGCCGGGCGGCGGCCAGGAGGCGGAGTACCGGCAGAGCGCGCAGGAGGCGCGGATGCGGCTCGGCATGTACCTGTCCGGGCTGGTCGAGGAGCGGGCCAGGGAACCCCGCGACGATCTGCTGTCCGACCTGGTCAACAGCCGCGGCCCGGACGGCGCGATGACGATGATGGAGGTGCTCAGCACCTCGGTGCTGCTGCTGATCGCCGGCCACGAGACGACGGTCAACCTGATCACCAACGGCATGCTGACCCTGCTGCGCCACCCGGAGGTCCTCGGGCGGCTGCGCGCGGACCCGGGGCTGTCGGTCCCCGTCGTGGAGGAACTGCTGCGCTACGAACCGCCGGTGCAGCTCGTGCCGCAGCGCACCTGCATCACCGACATCGAGGTGCGCGGGGTCACCATCCCGAAGGGCTCGCGGATCTGGCTGATGCTGGCCGCGGGCAACCGGGACCCGGAGCGGTTCGAGGACCCCGACCGGTTCGACCCGGACCGCCGGGACATCCGGCACCTGGGGTTCGGCAGCGGCATCCACAGCTGCTTCGGCGCCCCGCTGGCCCGTCTGGAGACCCAGATCGCGCTGTCCGAGCTGGCCCGGCGGCTGGAGAACCCCCGCCTGGTGGAGGACCCTCCGCCGTACCGGGAGAACGCCGTGCTGCGCGGGCCCCGCCATCTGGACGTCGCCTTCGACGGGCTGCGCTGA
- a CDS encoding rhodanese-like domain-containing protein, whose translation MINTASENPVLRVAPAAPAEAAAYFRASLAFHADVSDVATALAAGGDPGFVVVDTRSTASWDQGHVPGAVHLPTALVPEQAERLLDKSVPVVTYCWGPGCNGATRAALALAELGYRVKEMLGGFEYWAREGFAYETWQGPVRRDADPLTAPVDGDCGC comes from the coding sequence ATGATCAACACCGCTTCCGAGAACCCCGTCCTGCGGGTCGCCCCCGCCGCCCCCGCCGAGGCCGCCGCCTACTTCCGGGCGAGCCTCGCCTTCCACGCCGACGTCTCCGACGTGGCCACCGCGCTCGCGGCCGGCGGCGATCCGGGATTCGTCGTCGTGGACACCCGCTCCACCGCCTCCTGGGACCAGGGCCACGTCCCCGGCGCCGTCCACCTGCCGACCGCGCTCGTCCCCGAGCAGGCCGAACGGCTCCTCGACAAGTCCGTGCCCGTGGTCACGTACTGCTGGGGCCCCGGCTGCAACGGCGCCACCCGCGCCGCGCTCGCCCTGGCCGAACTCGGCTACCGGGTCAAGGAGATGCTCGGCGGCTTCGAGTACTGGGCGCGCGAGGGCTTCGCCTACGAGACCTGGCAGGGCCCGGTCCGCCGGGACGCCGACCCGCTGACCGCCCCCGTCGACGGCGACTGCGGCTGCTGA
- a CDS encoding Lrp/AsnC family transcriptional regulator — MTVYSPDATDWRILEVLQREGRSSYAELARAVSMSPSAVTERVRRLEEAGVIQGYAAVVDPERLGLPILAFVRLRYPNGNYKPFHDLVAATPEILEAHHVTGDDCFVIKVAARSMSHLEEVSGRIGTLGSVTTSVVYSSPLPRRPLGR, encoded by the coding sequence ATGACCGTGTATTCCCCGGACGCCACCGACTGGCGCATCCTCGAAGTCCTCCAGCGCGAGGGACGCTCCAGCTACGCCGAGCTGGCGCGCGCCGTGTCCATGTCGCCGAGCGCCGTCACCGAACGGGTCCGGCGGCTGGAGGAGGCGGGCGTGATCCAGGGGTACGCGGCGGTGGTCGACCCCGAGCGGCTGGGCCTGCCGATCCTGGCGTTCGTGCGGCTGCGCTATCCGAACGGCAACTACAAGCCCTTCCACGACCTGGTCGCGGCGACACCCGAGATCCTGGAGGCGCACCACGTCACGGGCGACGACTGCTTCGTCATCAAGGTCGCCGCACGGTCGATGTCCCACCTGGAGGAGGTCTCCGGACGGATCGGCACGCTCGGCTCGGTGACCACCAGCGTGGTGTACTCCTCCCCCTTGCCGCGCCGCCCCCTGGGCCGCTAG
- a CDS encoding SMI1/KNR4 family protein, with amino-acid sequence MTGRTEETAETTARLVTDAWRRIEAWLGERAPVSHAALGPGAGAEEIAAVEAALGFAVPVELRTLWGLVSGGNVNGGGFWLGNRSLLRLDDAVAVYRRMMVLQTQAERRYPTPGVPGEDDIVVWQRPWIPVFSSGEYDTVLGTYLDSGSGLMWHWSKYAYVLPDGTEPQHSVVTYLEEIADSLETPALATEGTPGLLDGRLVWLDETLTEDERRRWHPAT; translated from the coding sequence ATGACGGGGAGAACCGAGGAGACAGCGGAGACAACGGCACGGCTGGTCACGGACGCGTGGCGGCGGATCGAGGCGTGGCTGGGCGAGCGCGCGCCCGTCTCCCACGCGGCTCTGGGGCCGGGCGCCGGCGCGGAGGAGATCGCGGCCGTGGAGGCGGCGCTGGGGTTCGCCGTCCCGGTGGAGCTGCGGACGCTGTGGGGGCTCGTCTCGGGCGGCAACGTCAACGGTGGCGGGTTCTGGCTCGGCAATCGCTCTCTGCTGCGTCTGGACGACGCCGTGGCGGTGTACCGGCGCATGATGGTGTTGCAGACACAGGCAGAACGGAGATACCCGACGCCCGGTGTCCCGGGTGAGGACGACATCGTCGTATGGCAGCGGCCGTGGATACCCGTCTTCTCCTCCGGCGAGTACGACACCGTCCTGGGCACGTATCTCGACAGCGGGTCGGGGCTGATGTGGCACTGGTCCAAGTACGCGTACGTCCTGCCGGACGGCACCGAGCCGCAGCACTCCGTGGTGACCTACCTCGAAGAGATCGCGGACAGCCTGGAGACCCCGGCGCTCGCCACCGAGGGGACGCCGGGTCTGCTGGACGGCCGGCTCGTGTGGCTGGACGAAACCCTGACCGAGGACGAGCGGCGCCGGTGGCACCCGGCGACATGA
- a CDS encoding aminoglycoside phosphotransferase family protein produces MRDLAYVTPDIRDRLVLRFGPEVLSWCDELPGLVAELAARWDLDVLAAGGGGTSRVFRCARRGTGAPVWLKLTPDHTIAREEAEALRAWAATPSVVTLLAQDLTVGALLLDDVAPGVPLRRLTWQLSDAAALLTELRSPAHTPGGHSVLKPLSHRIGFLFDLADSMLTAAGKKGLFAPAALARARETALELASSGPTRLVHGDLHPANVLSGPHARMVAIDPRPAWGDPDFDAVDWVLDGVLGLDVLEDRIGELAGMVPGQHPGRVSAWCRALAPLIAAPRVCGGRYDAETGFLVALADG; encoded by the coding sequence TTGAGGGACTTGGCCTATGTCACACCGGACATCCGGGACCGGCTGGTGCTCCGGTTCGGACCCGAGGTGCTCTCCTGGTGCGACGAACTGCCCGGACTCGTCGCCGAACTGGCCGCCCGCTGGGACCTGGACGTCCTGGCGGCGGGCGGGGGAGGCACTTCGCGGGTGTTCCGCTGCGCGCGGCGTGGGACCGGTGCCCCGGTATGGCTGAAGCTCACGCCGGACCACACGATCGCCCGCGAGGAGGCCGAGGCGTTGCGGGCCTGGGCGGCAACGCCGTCGGTCGTCACCCTGCTGGCGCAGGACCTCACCGTCGGGGCCCTGTTGCTCGACGACGTGGCGCCCGGCGTGCCCCTGAGGAGACTCACCTGGCAACTGTCGGACGCCGCCGCCCTGCTGACGGAGCTACGGTCCCCTGCTCACACACCAGGAGGGCACTCGGTACTGAAGCCTCTGTCGCACCGGATCGGCTTCCTGTTCGACCTGGCGGACAGCATGCTGACCGCAGCGGGCAAGAAGGGCCTCTTCGCTCCGGCGGCCCTGGCGCGGGCCCGGGAGACGGCGCTCGAACTGGCCTCCAGTGGGCCCACGCGTCTCGTGCACGGTGATCTGCACCCGGCCAACGTGCTGTCGGGTCCGCACGCCCGCATGGTGGCGATCGATCCCAGGCCCGCGTGGGGCGACCCCGACTTCGACGCCGTGGACTGGGTACTCGACGGCGTCCTGGGCCTCGACGTGCTGGAGGACAGGATCGGGGAACTGGCGGGCATGGTTCCCGGCCAGCATCCCGGTCGCGTGTCGGCATGGTGCCGGGCCCTGGCGCCCCTCATCGCGGCACCCCGCGTGTGCGGGGGCCGGTACGACGCGGAAACCGGGTTCCTCGTCGCCCTCGCCGACGGCTGA
- a CDS encoding AAA family ATPase yields the protein MRLHRLDITAFGPFGSTQSVDFDALSGAGLFLLHGPTGAGKTSVLDAVCYALYGSVPGARQSGQGTHLRSDHAPPGTRTEVRLELTVAGRRLEITRQPPWERPKKNGRPGTTVDKAQTWLREYDARAGSWKDLSRSHQETGAEVERLLGMSREQFCQVVLLPQGDFARFLRADAEARGRLLGRLFDTQRFADVEKRLAERRRATEARVREGDTALLADAHRMQQEAGDAMELPEPDPGDPGLAEAVLGAAAVARSTARERFDIARCRLAAAESAHAAARHALDEARELARLQSRFAAARERAERLAERAGAHREDQERMERARKAETVAPALELREAADREHREATEAEARARRALADVSGGADAYESVRGYGRADAYGDADGHGGADGHGGVGARGDAGRYGGADAHGRAGAYGGADAYVGADASGLAAAARRAAEELGGLDAARRAERRLAELAEERAGLDRQERADEDVLRETDAWLDGWDTTRATLQARLDSVQEAATRAEQLAVQREPMRRRLDAARTRDRLAVDLAQARQRSEESRRRAMDARAHWLDLKEQRLTGIAAELAAHLTDGEPCAVCGATEHPAPARKAVGHVDRETEDRALAASRRAEEQHTADERRLGEVREALAAATAEAGDTPTARLAAEADHLEREYARARHDASALHAAQQELRRAEQEREQRLADHQQAAVRAASRLTRRETLERERALLEAEVEQARGGLGSVAARAAQLERLAARLTEAADAVRAAEDAAQRLKAADARLADAAYRAGFDTPAAAAAALLDPAAHRELQHRLDAWQQEEAAVRAVLAEPGTTAAAQLPPADLAGAERAVAAAERRLREAGSTRDAAARCRAELDRLSARATEAVRRLAPLRAEHDRVARLAALTAGTSADNERRMRLESYVLAARLEQVAAAATVRLQRMSSGRYTLVHSDDRTGRGRSGLGLHVVDAWTGRERDTATLSGGETFFASLALALGLADVVTEEAGGVRLDTLFIDEGFGSLDDQTLDEVLDVLDGLRERDRSVGIVSHVADLRRRIHAQLEVVKGRSGSSLRQRGV from the coding sequence GTGAGGCTGCACCGGCTCGACATCACCGCCTTCGGGCCCTTCGGCTCCACCCAGAGCGTCGACTTCGACGCGCTGTCCGGCGCCGGACTGTTCCTCCTGCACGGCCCGACCGGCGCCGGCAAGACCTCCGTCCTGGACGCCGTGTGCTACGCCCTCTACGGCTCGGTCCCCGGCGCCCGGCAGAGCGGCCAGGGCACGCACCTGCGCAGCGACCACGCCCCGCCCGGCACCCGCACCGAGGTCCGCCTCGAACTCACCGTCGCCGGCCGCCGACTGGAGATCACCCGGCAGCCCCCGTGGGAGCGGCCCAAGAAGAACGGGCGTCCGGGCACCACAGTCGACAAGGCCCAGACCTGGCTGCGCGAGTACGACGCCCGGGCCGGCTCCTGGAAGGACCTCAGCCGCTCCCACCAGGAGACCGGCGCCGAGGTGGAGCGGCTGCTCGGCATGAGCCGCGAGCAGTTCTGCCAGGTCGTCCTGTTGCCCCAGGGCGACTTCGCCCGCTTCCTGCGCGCCGACGCCGAGGCCCGGGGCAGGCTCCTCGGCCGGCTCTTCGACACCCAGCGCTTCGCCGACGTCGAGAAGCGCCTCGCCGAACGCCGCCGCGCCACCGAGGCACGCGTGCGCGAGGGCGACACGGCCCTGCTCGCCGACGCCCACCGCATGCAGCAGGAGGCCGGCGACGCCATGGAGCTGCCCGAGCCGGACCCCGGCGACCCAGGGCTCGCCGAGGCGGTCCTCGGGGCCGCCGCCGTCGCCCGCAGCACCGCCCGGGAACGCTTCGACATCGCCCGCTGCCGCCTCGCCGCCGCCGAGTCCGCCCACGCCGCGGCCCGGCACGCCCTGGACGAGGCCCGTGAACTCGCCCGGCTGCAAAGCAGGTTCGCCGCGGCCAGGGAGCGCGCCGAACGGCTCGCGGAACGGGCCGGCGCCCACCGCGAGGACCAGGAGCGGATGGAGCGGGCCCGCAAGGCGGAGACCGTCGCGCCCGCGCTGGAACTGCGCGAGGCGGCCGACCGGGAACACCGCGAGGCGACGGAAGCCGAGGCACGCGCACGCCGGGCGCTCGCCGACGTGTCGGGAGGCGCCGACGCGTATGAGAGCGTCCGCGGGTACGGGCGTGCCGACGCGTACGGGGATGCCGACGGGCATGGGGGCGCCGACGGGCATGGGGGCGTCGGCGCGCGCGGGGACGCCGGTCGGTACGGAGGCGCGGACGCCCATGGGCGCGCCGGCGCGTACGGGGGTGCCGACGCGTACGTGGGTGCCGACGCGAGCGGGCTCGCCGCCGCCGCCCGCCGGGCCGCCGAGGAACTCGGCGGGCTGGACGCGGCCCGGCGCGCCGAACGCCGGCTCGCCGAACTCGCCGAGGAACGCGCCGGACTCGACCGGCAGGAGCGCGCGGACGAGGACGTCCTGCGCGAGACCGACGCCTGGCTCGACGGCTGGGACACCACCCGCGCCACCCTCCAGGCCCGGCTCGACTCCGTTCAGGAGGCCGCCACCCGCGCCGAACAGCTCGCCGTGCAGCGCGAGCCCATGCGACGCCGGCTCGACGCGGCCCGCACCCGCGACCGGCTCGCCGTCGACCTCGCACAGGCCCGGCAGCGCTCGGAGGAGTCCCGCCGGCGCGCCATGGACGCCCGCGCGCACTGGCTCGACCTCAAGGAACAGCGGCTGACCGGCATCGCCGCCGAACTGGCCGCCCACCTCACCGACGGCGAGCCCTGCGCGGTCTGCGGCGCCACCGAACACCCCGCGCCCGCGCGCAAGGCCGTCGGACACGTCGACCGCGAGACCGAGGACCGCGCCCTCGCCGCCTCCCGGCGGGCCGAGGAACAGCACACCGCGGACGAGCGGCGGCTCGGCGAGGTCCGCGAGGCCCTGGCCGCCGCCACCGCCGAGGCCGGCGACACCCCCACCGCGCGCCTCGCCGCCGAGGCGGACCACCTGGAGCGGGAGTACGCCCGCGCCCGGCACGACGCCTCCGCCCTGCACGCCGCCCAGCAGGAGCTGCGGCGCGCCGAGCAGGAGCGCGAGCAGCGGCTGGCCGACCACCAGCAGGCCGCCGTACGGGCCGCCTCCCGGCTCACCCGCCGCGAGACCCTGGAGCGCGAACGGGCGCTGCTGGAAGCGGAGGTGGAGCAGGCGCGGGGCGGCCTGGGCAGTGTGGCGGCGCGCGCGGCACAGCTGGAGCGGCTCGCGGCCCGGCTCACCGAGGCCGCCGACGCCGTCCGCGCCGCCGAGGACGCCGCCCAGCGGCTGAAGGCCGCCGACGCCCGCCTCGCCGACGCCGCCTACCGGGCCGGCTTCGACACGCCCGCTGCCGCCGCGGCGGCCCTGCTGGACCCGGCCGCCCACCGCGAACTCCAGCACCGCCTGGACGCCTGGCAGCAGGAGGAGGCCGCGGTCCGCGCGGTCCTCGCCGAGCCCGGCACCACGGCGGCGGCCCAGCTACCGCCCGCCGACCTGGCCGGCGCCGAGCGGGCGGTGGCCGCCGCGGAACGGCGGCTGCGCGAGGCCGGCTCGACGCGCGACGCCGCCGCCCGCTGCCGCGCCGAGCTGGACCGGCTGTCCGCGCGCGCCACGGAGGCGGTACGCCGGCTCGCCCCGCTGCGCGCCGAGCACGACCGGGTGGCCCGGCTGGCCGCCCTCACCGCGGGCACCTCCGCCGACAACGAACGCAGGATGCGCCTGGAGTCGTACGTCCTGGCGGCCCGGCTGGAGCAGGTCGCCGCCGCCGCGACAGTCCGCCTCCAGCGCATGTCGTCCGGGCGGTACACCCTCGTCCACTCCGACGACCGCACCGGGCGCGGACGCAGCGGGCTCGGCCTGCACGTGGTCGACGCCTGGACCGGACGGGAACGCGACACCGCGACCCTGTCCGGCGGGGAGACCTTCTTCGCCTCCCTCGCGCTCGCCCTCGGCCTCGCCGACGTCGTCACCGAGGAGGCCGGCGGCGTCCGCCTGGACACCCTGTTCATCGACGAGGGGTTCGGCAGCCTGGACGACCAGACCCTGGACGAGGTGCTGGACGTCCTGGACGGCCTGCGCGAACGCGACCGCAGCGTGGGCATCGTCAGCCACGTCGCCGACCTGCGGCGGCGGATCCACGCCCAACTGGAGGTCGTGAAGGGCCGCTCGGGCTCTTCACTGCGCCAACGAGGCGTCTGA
- a CDS encoding exonuclease SbcCD subunit D → MRILHTSDWHLGRAFHRVNLLQAQAGFIGHLVTTVREREVDAVVVSGDVYDRAVPPLAAVELFDTALHRLADLGVPTVMISGNHDSARRLGVGAGLIDRAGIHLRTEPSAAGTPVILRDAHGDVAFYGLPYLEPALVKDEFGVGKAGHEAVLGAAMDRVRADLAARPRGTRSVVLAHAFVTGGQASDSERDITVGGVAAVPAGIFDGADYVALGHLHGCQTITERVRYSGSPLAYSFSEAGHRKSMWLIDLDADGSVTAERVDCPVPRPLARIRGRLDDLLADPALARHEDAWVEATLTDPVRPAEPMARLTARFPHTLSLVFAPERTPDDSRVSYARRLAGRSDEQIAQDFVAHVRGAGPDAAETAVLREAFDAVRADHTVREVAR, encoded by the coding sequence ATGAGGATCCTGCACACGTCCGACTGGCACCTCGGCCGGGCCTTCCACCGGGTGAACCTGCTTCAGGCGCAGGCCGGGTTCATCGGTCACCTCGTCACCACCGTGCGTGAGCGCGAGGTGGACGCGGTGGTCGTGTCGGGCGACGTGTACGACCGCGCGGTGCCCCCGCTCGCCGCCGTGGAGCTGTTCGACACCGCCCTGCACCGGCTCGCGGACCTCGGCGTGCCCACGGTGATGATCTCCGGCAACCACGACTCGGCCCGCCGCCTCGGCGTCGGCGCCGGGCTCATCGACCGCGCCGGCATCCACCTGCGCACCGAGCCGTCCGCCGCCGGCACCCCCGTGATCCTCCGGGACGCCCACGGCGATGTCGCCTTCTACGGCCTGCCGTACCTCGAACCCGCCCTGGTCAAGGACGAGTTCGGCGTCGGCAAGGCCGGTCACGAGGCCGTGCTCGGCGCCGCCATGGACCGCGTCCGCGCCGACCTCGCCGCCCGCCCGCGGGGCACCCGTTCCGTCGTCCTCGCCCACGCCTTCGTCACCGGCGGCCAGGCCAGCGACAGCGAACGGGACATCACCGTCGGCGGGGTCGCCGCCGTACCCGCCGGGATCTTCGACGGGGCCGACTACGTGGCGCTCGGCCACCTGCACGGCTGCCAGACCATCACCGAACGCGTGCGCTACTCCGGCTCGCCGCTCGCCTACTCCTTCTCCGAGGCCGGCCACCGCAAGAGCATGTGGCTGATCGACCTGGACGCGGACGGCTCGGTCACCGCCGAACGCGTCGACTGCCCGGTGCCGCGCCCCCTCGCCCGTATCCGCGGCCGCCTCGACGACCTCCTCGCCGACCCGGCGCTGGCCCGCCACGAGGACGCCTGGGTCGAGGCCACCCTCACCGACCCGGTCCGCCCCGCCGAGCCCATGGCCCGCCTCACCGCACGCTTCCCGCACACCCTCAGCCTGGTCTTCGCCCCCGAACGGACCCCCGACGACTCCCGCGTGTCGTACGCCCGGCGGCTCGCGGGCCGCAGCGACGAGCAGATCGCCCAGGACTTCGTCGCCCACGTGCGCGGCGCCGGACCCGACGCCGCCGAGACCGCCGTACTGCGCGAGGCGTTCGACGCCGTGCGCGCCGACCACACCGTGCGGGAGGTGGCCCGGTGA